Part of the Desulfovibrio sp. TomC genome, TCTTCCCGGCCCTGGCCCTCGGCCCCATCGCCGAACACCTGGATATGGTCGGCCGCTAGGCTGACCCCTGAAGTGAGCATTGTCATGAGCAAACAGAAACAAAAAGCGCGTCCGCTCTTTGAGCCCGCCCTGGTCCGGCGGGCCATAGTGGATTCCTTCCGCAAACTGACCCCCCAAAACCAGGTCCGCAACCCGGTGATGTTCACCGTTTACATGGGCTCGCTGTTGACCACGGCCCTTTATATCCAGGCCCTGGTCGGACACGGCGAGGCCCCGGCGGGTTTCATCCTGGCCATTACGGTCTGGCTGTGGTTCACCGTGATTTTCGCCAACTTCGCCGAAGCCATGGCCGAAGGGCGCGGCAAGGCGCAAGCCGATTCCCTGCGCCAGGCGCGTCGGGACATCCAGGCCAAACGACTCGCTTCCCCAAGCCGCGAGGCCCCGGTGGACATCGTGCCGTCGGCCAGCCTGAAAAAAGGCGAAGTTGTGTTGGTTGAAGCCGGCGATTTCGTCCCCTGCGACGGCGACATCATCGAGGGCGTGGCCTCGGTGGATGAATCGGCCATCACCGGCGAGTCGGCTCCGGTCATCCGCGAGGCCGGCGGCGACCGCAGCGCCGTTACGGGCGGCACCCGCCTGCTGTCGGACTGGGTGCTGGTGCGGGTGGCGGCCGAGGCCGGCGAAACCTTCCTGGATCGGATGATCGCCCTGGTCGAGGGGGCCAAGCGCCGCAAGACCCCCAACGAGATCGCGCTCAACATCCTGCTGGCCGCCCTGACCCTCGTCTTCCTGGTCGTATGCGCCACGCTCCTGCCTTTCTCGGCCTTTGCCGTGGAACAGTCCGGGCATGGCGCGCCCGTGACCATCACCGTGCTGGCGGCGCTTTTTGTCTGTCTTGCGCCGACGACCATCGGCGGGCTGCTCTCGGCCATCGGCATCGCCGGCATGGACCGGCTCATCCAGGCCGGGGTCATCGCCACCTCGGGGCGGGCTGTGGAGGCGGCCGGCGATGTGGACGTGCTGCTCTTGGACAAGACCGGCACGATCACCCTCGGCAACCGTCAGGCTGATGATTTCCTGCCCATGCCCGGGGTGACGGAAAAGGAATTGGCTGACGTGGCCCAGCTGGCCTCCCTGGCCGACGAGACGCCCGAGGGCCGGTCCATCGTGGTCCTGGCCAAGGAGCGCTTCGGCATCCGGGCCAGGGACATGAATGCTTTGGACGCCGCCTTCGTGCCCTTTACCGCCCAGACCCGTCTGTCCGGCGTAGACCTCGCCGGCCGCGTCGTGCGCAAGGGCGCGCCGGACGCCATCAAAAAATTCGTGACCGAACAGGGCGGCGCGCTGCCCAGGGAAGTGGACGAACAGGTGCGCGCCATCGCCGAATCCGGCGGCACGCCGCTGCTGGTGGCGGAAAACGACCGCGTGCTCGGCGCGGTGTGGCTCAAAGACATCGTCAAGGGCGGCATCCGGGAACGCTTTGCCGCGCTTCGCAGCATGGGCATCAAAACCGTCATGGTCACCGGCGACAATCCCCTGACGGCTGCGGCCATTGCGGCCGAGGCCGGCGTGGACGACTTTCTGGCCGAAGCCACCCCGGAAGCCAAGCTGGCGCTCATCCGCAAGACCCAGGCCGAGGGCCGGCTGGTGGCCATGACCGGCGACGGCACCAACGACGCGCCCGCCCTGGCCCAGGCCGACGTGGGCGTGGCCATGAATTCCGGCACGCAGGCCGCCAAGGAAGCCGGAAACATGGTGGACCTGGACTCCAACCCCACCAAGCTCCTGGAAGTGGTGGAGATCGGCAAGCAATTGCTCATGACCCGCGGTTCGCTCACCACGTTTTCCATCGCCAACGACATCGCCAAGTATTTCGCCATCATCCCGGCGGCCTTCGTCGGCATCTACCCCCAGCTGGGAGCCTTAAACGTCATGGGACTGGCCACGCCCCAATCGGCCATCCTCTCGGCGGTTATTTTCAACGCGCTCATCATCGTTGTCCTCATTCCCCTGGCCCTGCGGGGGGTGCGCTACCGGGCCTTGGGCGCGGCCCGGGCCTTGCGCGACAACCTGCTCATCTACGGACTTGGGGGCGTTATTGTGCCGTTCGTCGGCATCAAGGTCATCGACCTGACCCTGGTCGCCCTTGGGCTGGCCTAGAGACGCGAGAGGAAAGAGAGAAGACGCCTCCGGCGGCCAGGGGGATGATCCCCCCGGACCTCCAAAGGGGGACGTAAGTGAAGGAGACCGCTATGTTTTCTTGCGCATTGCAACAGATGAAATCGGCGTTGCTCATACTGGTGATCCTGACGCTGCTGACCGGCTTGGTCTATCCGGGCATCGTGACCGGCGTGAGCCAGGCCCTTTTCCCGGTCCAGGCGGCCGGCAGCCTCATCGAAAAAGACGGCAAGGTCGTCGGCTCGGCCCTGATCGGCCAGCCCTTTGCCGATCCGGCCCATTTCCAGGGCCGGCCCTCGGCCACCTCGCCCAAACCCTACGACGCTTCGGCCTCCTCGGGCTCCAACCTCGGGCCGACCAACCCGGCCTACCTGAGCACGGTGGAGGAGCGGGTTGCCGGCCTGCGCCAGGACAACGGCGACGGCCCGGTGCCCATCGAGCTGGCGACAGCCTCGGGCAGCGGCCTGGACCCGCACATCTCCCCGGCCGCGGCCTTCTATCAGGTCCCCCGGGTGGCCAAGGCCAAGGGGCTTGACGTCAAAACACTGCACGAGCTGGTGGAAAAGAGTGTAGAGGGGCGTCAATTCGGGATGTTGGGCGAGGCGCGGGTCAATGTGCTCAAGCTCAATCTGGCCTTGGACGCCCTGACGGGGCAGAAGTAAGACTAAGTCGACAGGGCTGGCCCCCGCTTGCCGGCGGAGGCCAGCCCTGGTTCCCGGAGATCGCCTGTTGGCAGGGCGGCGCGTTTGCGCGACCCTGACCGATGGCCCGCCGCCCCCGGCCTTGTCCGGTGGCGGGAGCGCGCGCCGCTTGGCCAGACCCTGACCGAAACGGGCGTGCCGCACTTGGCGGAAAGAGAAGAACGGCCGCGGCCTTGTGCGCCGCAGGAGGCTTGCCCCCGTGTCCATGGATGCTGACCATCGCCCCGATCCGGATCGACTCCTGGAGTACGTGAACCGCGAGGAAAACAAGAAGCGCGGCGGTCGGCTGCGCATATTCCTCGGCATGGCTCCAGGGGTCGGCAAGACCTATTCCATGCTCGAAACGGCCCGGCTCAAACAGGCCGAGGGCGTGGACGTGCTGGTGGGGGTGGCCGAGACCCATGGTCGGGCCGAAACCGAGGCGTTGCTCACCGGTCTGGCCATTTTGCCGCGCCAGCGCATTGACTATCGCGGCCACACCTTGTCCGAGTTCGATCTGGACCAGGCCTTGAGCCGCCATCCGGAACTGCTGCTGGTGGATGAACTGGCCCACACCAATGCTCCGGGCTGCCGTCACGACAAACGCTGGAAGGACGTCGTGGAACTGCTCGACAACGGCGTCGATGTCTGGAGCACGCTCAACGTGCAGCATCTGGAGAGCCTGGGCGACATTGTGGCCCAGATCACCGGCGTGCGGGTGCGCGAGACCGTTCCGGACACGCTGCTGGAACGGGCCGAGTCGGTGGTGCTGGTGGATTTGCCGCCCGACGACCTGCGCCAGCGGCTCAAGGAGGGGAAGGTCTATTTGCCGCAGCAGGCGGATTGGGCCTCCACGAACTTTTTCCGCCAGGGCAACCTGATGGCCCTGCGCGAACTGGCCCTGCGGGCCACGGCCCAACGGGCCAACACGGAAGTCCTGGTCTATCGGCACGGGCGTTCCATCCAGACCACCTGGCCCACCTCGGAGCGCATCCTGGTGTGCGTGGGGCCTTCGCCCAGTTCGGCCAAGCTGGTCCGGGCGGCCAAACGGCTGGCTTCCGAATTGCACGCGCCCTGGCTGGCCGTCTCCATCCAGACCGCTTTGCCGCAAAAAGCCCGGGACAGCGCCTTGCGCCATTTGAAGCTGGCCGAGGAACTCGGCGCGGAAACCTTTGTGATCCAGGGCGTCAGCGTGGCCCGCGAGATCGTCGCCTTTGCCCGGCAGCAAAACGTCACCAAAATCATTGTCGGCAAACCGGTGCGGCGAAGATTTCGGGATCTAATAACGGGCAGCCCGGTGGACCAGCTTATCCGCGAGTCGGCCGAGATCGACGTTCATGTCATCCGGGGGGAGACCGGCGAGGCGGCCGTGGCTCCTGTGGCGAAACGGCCTCCTCTGGCGCTGCCCTGGCGACAGTATCTGGCCGCCGGCGGCATCCTGGGGGCTTGCACCGGGATCAGCTTCGCCATGTTCCCGTTCCTCGACCTGGCCAACCTGATCATGGTCTACATGTTGGGGGTCATGGCCGTGGCCATCTGGCTTCGCCGGGGACCGGCCGTGGCCGCCTCGGTGTTAAGCGTGGTGACCTTCGACTTTTTCTTCGTGCCGCCGCGTTACAGCTTTGCGGTTTCGGACGTGCGCCATCTGATCACCTTCGTGGTCATGTTTCTGGTGGCGCTGGTCATGAGTTCCATGGCCGGCAAACTCAAGCGTCAGGCCGAAACGGCCGGGCAGGCGGGACGCCAGAGCGTGGCCCTGGCCGCCCTGGCCCGGGAGCTGGTGGCCACGCGCGGCCTGGACAGTCTCCTGACCGTGGCCCAGCGGCATCTGGTGGACGTCTTCAGGGTTCGGGTTGTCTTCCTTTTGCCCGACGATGCCGGCGGTTTGCTGGTCCGGGCCAAAACGCCGGGAACGCCTGCCCTGCACGGCAAGCAGCTCGGCATGGCCCAGTGGGTGCTGGCCAATGGCCAGCCGGCCGGCTGGGGCACGCAAACCCTGGCCGACTCGGATACGGTGTTTTTGCCGCTCAAAGGAGCTGGGGGCGTTGTGGGCGTCGTGACCCTGGAGGCAGGGGCGGCAGAGACGAAAAACCAGATGCAGCTCCCGGATCAGCAGCGACTCCTGGAAGCCTTTTTGGCCCAGATCGCCCAGGCCCTTGAGGTCGACCGCCTGGAAGACGCCGCCAAGGCCACCCTGGTTGAGATGGAATCGGAAAAGCTCAAATCGTCGCTGCTGTCTTCGGTGACCCACGACTTTCAAACGCCGCTGGCCGCCATTGCCGGTTCGGCTGAAACGATTATGCTCTTGGGGAAGTCTGCGGAGTTTGACGTCCTGTTTGGCCTTGCGCAAAATATATACAATGAATCAGCGCGGTTAAGCCGCCTTGTGGACAATCTGCTGCGCCTTGCCCGGCTTGAGTCGGGAAAATTCAAGCCCAATCTCCAGGCCGTTCCCCTGGAAGAGGTGCTCGGAGCGGCGCTCAACAGGTTGGAACCGTCTCTGGCGTCCCGCCCGGTGACGGTGGACCTGGCGCCCGATCTCCCCCTCGCCGTCGTGGACGAGGTGCTTATGGAGCAGCTTTTCGTCAATCTCCTGGAAAACGCCGTGAAGCATACCCCGGCCGGCACGGCGGTGTCTGTTTCGGCCAAGGTCCGGGAGGCGCAGTTGCTCATCCAGGTGGCCGACCAGGGCCAGGGCCTGCCGCCTGAGGAACTGGAACGGATTTTTGATCGGTTTTACCGGGTGAATCGGGGCTCCGGAGCCGACGGCTACGGGCTGGGGCTGGCCATCTGCCGGCTCATCGCCAAGGTGCACGGCGGGGACATCACGGCCCGCAATGTTTCCGGGGGAGGGCTGCGCTTCGACTTGACATTGCCGCTGCGCACAGGGTTCAACGAAGCATGAGCGCAACAGCCCAAGAAATTCTTCTCGTGGACGACGAAGCGCCCATCCGGCGTTTTCTGCGCACGGTGTTGGAGGATCAGGGGTACAAGGTCTCGGAAGCGGCGACCGGCAAGCAGGGACTGGCCATGGCCACCGGCGCGAACCTTGTTTTGATCCTGCTCGATCTGGGATTGCCCGACCTGGACGGACTGACGGTCCTGTCCCTGCTTCGGGGCGTGACCGACACGCCGGTCATCGTCCTGTCCGCCCGGGAGGGGCAGGACGACAAGATAGCCGCCCTGGACGGCGGGGCGGTGGACTACCTGACCAAGCCCTTCGGCGTCGGCGAGCTGGCCGCCCGTATCCGGGTGGCCCTGCGTCTGGCTGCGGCCAAAAGCGGACCGGCCAAGCAGGAGGTAGTGTCCGGGGAACTCCGCGTGAACCTGATCGACCGTCAGGTTTATCTTGGCGGAAAGGAAATTCACCTCACGCCCATCGAGTTCAATCTCCTGGCGTATCTGGCCAAAAACGCCGGGAAGGTGGTCACCCACCGGCAGTTGCTCCAGGAAGTATGGGGGCATAACGCGACGGACAAGGAACACTACCTGCGCATCTATGTCCACCAATTGCGCCAGAAGGTGGAACCCATCCCTTCGCAGCCCCGGTTTGTACGGACGGAATCCGGCGTGGGGTACCGGTTCGTTCAGGGCGAGTAGGCAGGACCACCGCGGCAGCTTGGCGTTTTGTCCTGACCGGGACATGCTGTGAGTGGGCATGTGCCGGACTGTGTCTGGAAGCCGGGCCGGATTCATTACTGATCCATAAGGGGAGCGCCATGAGCAACCATTTCCGCAGAAACGTGATTATCGCCGGTATCTGTGTCGGCGTCCTGGTCGTGTATTGGGGTTTTACCTCCTACGATGCAGGGAGCGGGTTCAAAGGCGTCGCCGCCTCGCAACTGCGGAAATCACGGCAGGTGACCCAAATGCTCTCCGATCTGCTGGCTTCGGTCGAAGCGGAGAAAGATGCCATCCTGGCCGGCTCGGATGCAGAATCCGGGGAATTCGCGGCGAAGGCCAAGGCATTCTCGGAGAAGGTCGAACAGGGCCGGCTCGAGTTGCTGTCCGGTTCCAAAAATGATCTCACCGGGGCAGAAACCAAACTTATTGATGAATTCACGGTGGCCTGGGGGGAGTTCCAGGCCATCGACAAGGAACTGCTCGGACAGGCGGTCCTTAACACCAATCTGAAGGCCTACCGCATATCCGCCAGCGAGGCGGTACAATCCTTCAAGGATTTCGAAGCGGCCATCCGCCAGACGGTGCAGGCCGAAAGCCAGTCCGACGAGATCGGACGCATTGCGACCCAGGGCTTGCTCGCCCTGGGCATGACGGCCAGGATTCTGGCCATGCAGGCTCCTCATATCGCGGAGGCTTCAGATGCCAGAATGGACGAAATGGAACGGGAAATGGCCATAAGCGCCAAGGCTGCGCAAGATGCCCTGGATGCGATGGGAAAAATGGTCACGGGCCAGAGCCGTGCATCGTTCCAGGCGGCTTTGCAGGCGTTTGCGACATTCGATGCGGTCAACACCGAGGTGGTCAGGCTTTCCCGCATCAACTCCAACGTGAAGGCTTTAGCGCTTTCCATGGGGCAAAAGCGTCGGGTCACAGCCAGGTGCGAAGAGCTGTTGGAAACGCTTCGAGACCTGATAGACACGCGTCTGTCCAAGGCCACCCGGTAGCGTACTCGTCGGCCGCAGTTCTTTTGCCTCCTTGTCCCCCGCAAGCGAGGAGCGACTCGGCCGGTCAAGAGCATCGTACGCGGCCAGTCTCGGTCATGGGCAAAGCCCTGGCTGATTTGGAGCCGCTGCGAAGCGCCAAGAAATTGGCCGTGGGCCTTACACGCGACGGGCGTCTCATCACCCTGCAGGACGCATATGCGGTCCAGGCTGGGGAGCTTCTGGGCTATTTCATAACGCATGGATCGTTGTTTGCGAGTGTAATCAGTATGTTATAGGTCAAGTGTGGAGTCCTCTCCCGCCAACGTGTCGCTTCTGACTCGATTTAAGCACTGTTCTTCCACTATCCCCGGCACACCACACCACTCTGACCAAACGCTTCCAGCCCGGCGGCCGGGTTTTGGGTGTGGGCGCTTTCTCCTCCTCCTTAAGCCCCGAGCTTGTGCGGTACGGCCGTGCCTGTCCCCTGTCGGTTCAGCCTATGGTCCCCGAGGAGTTGGCCCGGTCTGGGCCACGGGGAGCCATACCTGCCAAAGCCCGCCTGAGCGGTTTGTCAGAGCAGGGCAGGCTTTTCACGTTACAAAAAACTTTACTAGCAGAAAAATTGCCATGGAAACTTGCTTGAAGGAAAGGTTGGTAACCAAAGGCTTTTACCCGGCGACCATAAGCTAAATTCAATATGAATAAGAGACTTCCAGTCTCGTGTATAAATGATGAAATACCGACATTTTTGAGATTCGAAAACCGAACAAATTTTAATATCAAGGTTGCTCTGGTATTGATTTTCCGTATTCACCTGATACCTTGCAGTATAATCATGTACTTCTTGTGTTGGAATCGTCTTGTTTTGTGTTTGATCTCGCCACGGGATCTGTAAAATGGGGAAAAATCAGTGTTGCCCGTAAGCGTGCTTATCATCTGCTCGGATCTCGTAGAGATGGCGGCCATCGCCTGTATGCTGTCCGAGCATTTCGGCGTTCTGACCGCCCATAACCTGGAGGGGGCCATGCGCCTGATCGAGCGCCCCCATGCCTGCCGGCTGGCCTATTATGAAGTGGGAGACGATGCCGATGTTGCACGGGAGGCAATACACGTTCTCGGCAATGCCGGGATGGAGGTTATTGCCCTGTTCCGGCCGCCCTGTCCGCAAATCGTGCAGGAAGCAGCGGCAAGCGGCCGTATCCAGGGATGCTGCGCCCTGCCCATCTGCGCGGAATCGTTTCTGGCCCAGTCCAGGGAGATTCTCTGCCGGCTCTGTCCGGCTCCAAGCCGTGAGCCGGCGCAACCCTGCCTCCTGACCCGCGAGGAAGTGAAGTTTCTCCTCGGTCCGCCGGGCATCGGCCAGAGGGATGCCCGTCTTCATTCCCTGGGTTGATGGTGCCGCGCCCGGTCTGGCGGCCTGACGGAGTGTCCCTCCGTCCCCCAGGGAGCATGCCGCAGTTGACGCCGGCGGCCTTGCCGTTTAGTGCTCCCCGGGCTATCCACCGTCCGATCCGGGCCGCCGCGTCCCTTCCCCGGGGAGACGGCCGCGCCCGAGACTGCCCCGGAGGCGACAGACCGCACCCATGGCCCGCATTCTTTACGGCGTCCACGGCACCCAGCACGGCCACGCCATTCGCGCTCTGATCCTGGCCCGCCATCTGGCGGCGCTTGGGCATGAGTTCCTCTTCGTTTCCAGCGAAGAAGGGGCCGGTCTTTTGGCGCGCGAATTCCGGGTGGAACGGTTTGAAAATCCCGGCACGCGCTATAAGAACCAGCGTCTGGACACCCCAGCCACCCTCAAACTGGCCGCCCGGACCCTCCTCAAACGCCCGGCGGAACTGGCCCGGCTGGCCCGGCTGATTGCCGAGTTCCGGCCCGACGCCGCCATCTCCGACTACGAATATTTCGTGCCCATTGCCGCCAAAAAAGCCGGCATCCCCTGCCTGTCCATCGACCACCAGCACGTCATTTCCTGCTGCGACCACCCGGTGCCGCCGCGCCTTTGGCCCGACTACTGGGGCATCCGGGCTTCCATCCGCTTCCTGTTTTCGGCCTGCTCGGACTATCTGGCCATCTCCTTTTTCCAGCCGCCGGCCAAACCCGGCGCCCACGCCCTGGTGGCCCCGCCGATCCTGCGCCAGTCGGTCATGGCGCGCGCCCCCAGCCAGGGCAGCCACATCGTGGTCTACCAGAGCTGCGGCATCTGCGACGCCTTTGCCCCGTATCTGCGCACCATTGATCGGGAATTTCGGGTCTACGGCTACAAGATGGACAAGGTCGACGGCAACCTGACCTATCGCAACTACTCCGAAGAGGGGTTTCTCGACGATCTGGCCTCCTGCGCCTACGTGGTCTGCGGCGGCAGCCACAATCTCATGAGCGAGGCCCTTTTTTACGGCAAGCCCGTCCTGTCCTTTCCTGTGGCCGGGGCCTTTGAGCAGCAGCTAAACGCCATCTATCTGGAGCGCCTGGGCTATGGCCGGGGCGCGTCCATGGATCGTCTGGAGCCGGGCCTGCTGCCGGATTTCGAACAGGACCTGGAGGCCATGCGCCAGCGCATTGCCACCGGCCGGTTTTGCGGCAACGACGAAGTCTTTGGCCTGCTCGACAGTTTTTTGCGCCACGGCCGGCTGCCGGGGCGATCCTGATGGTTTCGGTCCTGGCCTATTGCCCCTGGTTTTTTTAAGGTGCCCCCACGCCAATCCCATTTCAAGGAGATCTGCCCTATGCGTCGCCCCCTGTCCCTGGCGCTTGCCGCCGTCTTTGTCCTGGCCTGTGCCGCCCTGGGCCTGGCCGCCGACAAGCCGCTCACCTTCGGCCTGCTCCTAGTCGGTCCCTACAACGACAAAGGCTACAGCCAGGCCCAGTACGAGGGCGGCAAGTACGTGGAAGCGCACCAGCCCGGCACAAAGATGCTCTATCTCGACAAGGTCAATCCGGCCGACCGGCCGGGCGTGACCATTCCCCAGCTGGTGGATGATCTGGTGGACAAGGGGGCAACGCTCATCCTGGCCGGCTCCGACGACATGAAAGACGGCATCCGCGAGGCGGCCGAGGCCCACCCCGACCTCACCTTCGTCCATCTTTCCGGCGACGACGCCCTGACCGGCAAGGCCCCGAAAAATCTGGGCAACGTCTTTTCCAAGATGGAATATGCCAAGATGCTGGCCGGATTTTCCGCGGCCATGACCACCAAGACCGGCAAGATCGGGTTCCTGGGACCGCTCATCAACGACGAGACCCGCCGGCTGGCCAACGCCGCCTACCTTGGCGCGCGCTACGCCTGGGAAACCGTGCGCGGCCAAAAGCCCGAGGCGCTCAATTTCAAGGTCAGCTGGATCGGCTTCTGGTTCAACATTCCCGGCGTCACCTCCGACCCCAACCAGGTGGCCGGCTCCTTTTTCGACCAGGGCTACGACGTGGTCATTTCCGGCATCGACACCCCCGAGGCGCTGACCGTGGCCGGGGCGCGCAAAAAGGCCGGGGCGGCCGTCTTTGCCCTGCCCTACGATTACAAGCTAGCCTGCGAGGCTGCGCCCGACGTCTGCCTGGGCGTGCCGTACTTCAACTGGGGACCGCCGCTTCTGTCCATCGTCAAGGATGTGGCCGCCGGCACCTACAAGCCCGGGTTTACGTGGCTGGCCCCGGATTTCGCCGCGCTTAACAACCCCGACAAAAGCCCCATCGGCTTCACCGAGGGCGCGGCCCTGTCGCCCGAGGCCAAAAAAGCCCTGGATCAGTTTATCGCCGACCTCGGCACGGGCAAGGTCAACCTCTACGCCGGACCGCTCCAGTACCAGGACGGCACCACCTTTGTGCAGGCCGGTTCCGTGGCCACGGACAAGGACATCTGGTTTTGTCCGCAGCTCCTTCGCGGCATAGAGGGCGCCAGCGCCTCCAAGTAGGGGGCGACCGGGAGTATCGCGCATGGATGTCGTTTTATCGCATATCGTCAAGCGGTTCGGGCCGCTTACCGCCAATGACGACATCTCCGTGCGCTTTGCCCCGGGAACCATCCACGGGGTCCTGGGGGAGAACGGGGCCGGGAAATCGACGCTCATGCGGGTCGTGTGCGGCGTTCTGGCCCCGGACGGCGGCGAGATCACGGTCGGCGGC contains:
- the kdpC gene encoding potassium-transporting ATPase subunit KdpC, with the translated sequence MFSCALQQMKSALLILVILTLLTGLVYPGIVTGVSQALFPVQAAGSLIEKDGKVVGSALIGQPFADPAHFQGRPSATSPKPYDASASSGSNLGPTNPAYLSTVEERVAGLRQDNGDGPVPIELATASGSGLDPHISPAAAFYQVPRVAKAKGLDVKTLHELVEKSVEGRQFGMLGEARVNVLKLNLALDALTGQK
- a CDS encoding sensor histidine kinase, yielding MDADHRPDPDRLLEYVNREENKKRGGRLRIFLGMAPGVGKTYSMLETARLKQAEGVDVLVGVAETHGRAETEALLTGLAILPRQRIDYRGHTLSEFDLDQALSRHPELLLVDELAHTNAPGCRHDKRWKDVVELLDNGVDVWSTLNVQHLESLGDIVAQITGVRVRETVPDTLLERAESVVLVDLPPDDLRQRLKEGKVYLPQQADWASTNFFRQGNLMALRELALRATAQRANTEVLVYRHGRSIQTTWPTSERILVCVGPSPSSAKLVRAAKRLASELHAPWLAVSIQTALPQKARDSALRHLKLAEELGAETFVIQGVSVAREIVAFARQQNVTKIIVGKPVRRRFRDLITGSPVDQLIRESAEIDVHVIRGETGEAAVAPVAKRPPLALPWRQYLAAGGILGACTGISFAMFPFLDLANLIMVYMLGVMAVAIWLRRGPAVAASVLSVVTFDFFFVPPRYSFAVSDVRHLITFVVMFLVALVMSSMAGKLKRQAETAGQAGRQSVALAALARELVATRGLDSLLTVAQRHLVDVFRVRVVFLLPDDAGGLLVRAKTPGTPALHGKQLGMAQWVLANGQPAGWGTQTLADSDTVFLPLKGAGGVVGVVTLEAGAAETKNQMQLPDQQRLLEAFLAQIAQALEVDRLEDAAKATLVEMESEKLKSSLLSSVTHDFQTPLAAIAGSAETIMLLGKSAEFDVLFGLAQNIYNESARLSRLVDNLLRLARLESGKFKPNLQAVPLEEVLGAALNRLEPSLASRPVTVDLAPDLPLAVVDEVLMEQLFVNLLENAVKHTPAGTAVSVSAKVREAQLLIQVADQGQGLPPEELERIFDRFYRVNRGSGADGYGLGLAICRLIAKVHGGDITARNVSGGGLRFDLTLPLRTGFNEA
- a CDS encoding BMP family lipoprotein; the encoded protein is MRRPLSLALAAVFVLACAALGLAADKPLTFGLLLVGPYNDKGYSQAQYEGGKYVEAHQPGTKMLYLDKVNPADRPGVTIPQLVDDLVDKGATLILAGSDDMKDGIREAAEAHPDLTFVHLSGDDALTGKAPKNLGNVFSKMEYAKMLAGFSAAMTTKTGKIGFLGPLINDETRRLANAAYLGARYAWETVRGQKPEALNFKVSWIGFWFNIPGVTSDPNQVAGSFFDQGYDVVISGIDTPEALTVAGARKKAGAAVFALPYDYKLACEAAPDVCLGVPYFNWGPPLLSIVKDVAAGTYKPGFTWLAPDFAALNNPDKSPIGFTEGAALSPEAKKALDQFIADLGTGKVNLYAGPLQYQDGTTFVQAGSVATDKDIWFCPQLLRGIEGASASK
- a CDS encoding glycosyltransferase family protein; translation: MARILYGVHGTQHGHAIRALILARHLAALGHEFLFVSSEEGAGLLAREFRVERFENPGTRYKNQRLDTPATLKLAARTLLKRPAELARLARLIAEFRPDAAISDYEYFVPIAAKKAGIPCLSIDHQHVISCCDHPVPPRLWPDYWGIRASIRFLFSACSDYLAISFFQPPAKPGAHALVAPPILRQSVMARAPSQGSHIVVYQSCGICDAFAPYLRTIDREFRVYGYKMDKVDGNLTYRNYSEEGFLDDLASCAYVVCGGSHNLMSEALFYGKPVLSFPVAGAFEQQLNAIYLERLGYGRGASMDRLEPGLLPDFEQDLEAMRQRIATGRFCGNDEVFGLLDSFLRHGRLPGRS
- a CDS encoding response regulator, which translates into the protein MSATAQEILLVDDEAPIRRFLRTVLEDQGYKVSEAATGKQGLAMATGANLVLILLDLGLPDLDGLTVLSLLRGVTDTPVIVLSAREGQDDKIAALDGGAVDYLTKPFGVGELAARIRVALRLAAAKSGPAKQEVVSGELRVNLIDRQVYLGGKEIHLTPIEFNLLAYLAKNAGKVVTHRQLLQEVWGHNATDKEHYLRIYVHQLRQKVEPIPSQPRFVRTESGVGYRFVQGE
- the kdpB gene encoding potassium-transporting ATPase subunit KdpB; the encoded protein is MSKQKQKARPLFEPALVRRAIVDSFRKLTPQNQVRNPVMFTVYMGSLLTTALYIQALVGHGEAPAGFILAITVWLWFTVIFANFAEAMAEGRGKAQADSLRQARRDIQAKRLASPSREAPVDIVPSASLKKGEVVLVEAGDFVPCDGDIIEGVASVDESAITGESAPVIREAGGDRSAVTGGTRLLSDWVLVRVAAEAGETFLDRMIALVEGAKRRKTPNEIALNILLAALTLVFLVVCATLLPFSAFAVEQSGHGAPVTITVLAALFVCLAPTTIGGLLSAIGIAGMDRLIQAGVIATSGRAVEAAGDVDVLLLDKTGTITLGNRQADDFLPMPGVTEKELADVAQLASLADETPEGRSIVVLAKERFGIRARDMNALDAAFVPFTAQTRLSGVDLAGRVVRKGAPDAIKKFVTEQGGALPREVDEQVRAIAESGGTPLLVAENDRVLGAVWLKDIVKGGIRERFAALRSMGIKTVMVTGDNPLTAAAIAAEAGVDDFLAEATPEAKLALIRKTQAEGRLVAMTGDGTNDAPALAQADVGVAMNSGTQAAKEAGNMVDLDSNPTKLLEVVEIGKQLLMTRGSLTTFSIANDIAKYFAIIPAAFVGIYPQLGALNVMGLATPQSAILSAVIFNALIIVVLIPLALRGVRYRALGAARALRDNLLIYGLGGVIVPFVGIKVIDLTLVALGLA